A genomic segment from Zingiber officinale cultivar Zhangliang unplaced genomic scaffold, Zo_v1.1 ctg113, whole genome shotgun sequence encodes:
- the LOC122035819 gene encoding FRIGIDA-like protein 4a, which produces MKDPWSHFLTVHLSDLSVGGSPPGTLSRADFFAVVIDKLINTNKEIEAIYFVHYSGLSNRFPSESLLKEYHQASRRKSSSISEDGNNSPAALQESNNLEMTALRSIIKCVESCNLESKFSTSELKRRLAKLEKVKADRKKPAVLKKFWSKRSAPRDLSQPDSTYCGSMYF; this is translated from the exons ATGAAGGATCCCTGGAGCCACTTTCTTACTGTTCAtctttctgacttgagcgtcggaggatcgccgccgggaaccctttcccggGCCGACTTTTTTGCAG TTGTCATTGACAAGTTGATAAACACCAACAAGGAGATTGAAGCTATTTATTTTGTTCATTATTCTGGTTTAAGCAATCGTTTCCCCTCTGAATCCCTTCTGAAAGAGTACCACCAAGCCTCTAGGAGAAAATCCAGTTCCATATCAGAGGATGGAAACAACTCACCTGCTGCTTTG CAAGAATCAAACAATCTTGAGATGACTGCCCTAAGATCAATAATCAAGTGTGTGGAGAGTTGCAACCTTGAGTCGAAGTTCAGCACCAGTGAGTTGAAAAGGAGGCTTGCAAAATTGGAGAAAGTCAAGGCAGATAGGAAGAAGCCTGCAGTTTTAAAGAAATTTTGGAGCAAGAGATCTGCGCCAAGAGATCTGTCCCAGCCAGATTCCACCTACTGCGGCTCAATG TATTTCTGA